The Alosa alosa isolate M-15738 ecotype Scorff River chromosome 17, AALO_Geno_1.1, whole genome shotgun sequence genomic sequence AATAGATAAAGAGGTGAGAGCTTGTCCAGTAATGGTACAGTGCTGCCGATATGCCAAGtgtcatataggctactgagtgGCCTACATGTAACTCTCTATCCATGTAGACTTGTGTATGTTGGCCTTAAAATATTCTTATTttagtgtgtttttttatgttgtatgaAACATGAGGATACTTttgatgtttgtctgtgttcGAAGTTTTTGTATTCATGTCTAACCAAATTAGCATGTTATTTGTAAACCGTTGACATCAGCAGAGTTcttctttatttgtttatgtattttaGATTATCAGCCATGACACTCGAAAGTTCCGCTTTGCCCTTACCTCCCcagatgaagtcttgggtctgcCCATTGGTGAGTTCGGTCAAAGTCTCAAATATTTTCTGATGATGACAATGCATGCTAGTGTGTCAGTTACAGATGACCAGAAATATTCTTTCTTGCTGAACTGGTAAGCTAAAATTGACCAGGTAAGACTTATCCAGTGTCAACTCTCTAACTTGCAGGTGCCTCATGATGTAACGTCAATGTATTTCTGGTCATTCCTTATTAAAGGCTTTATGTGACAGACTGAAATGTACAGTACTTTTTCCAagaccattctctctctcatttttattATGCGAAACGTTCATTCTCAAGAGGAATGCTAACAAAACAATCCAATAAATGATGGAATTGCTTGCAGTCATATGTTGCAGTTAGCTCTACAGCTGTACTGGTATGTATTGATCATGTTGCCCGATTGATCAATGCAATGTTTGTCTCGTTTCCAGGACAACATATCTATCTGTCAGCTAGGATCGATGACAAACTGGTGGTGAGGCCTTACACTCCTGTATCCAGTGACGATGACAAAGGATTTGTGGACCTGGTGGTCAAGGTAAAACATGGTTCAAACTGGATGGCTTTGGTGGATACATGCAGGCGGCATAGATATGATCTGTGTGATCAAGTTTTAGCACTTCATTTGACACCAAGAAAGAAGGAAGTAAATTCTCACTTAGAGTAATGAGTACATCTGAAATGAAACTCGTGTGTCTTTCGATCTttgtatcttttatttttgtatgcattgtttttttctcttcaatGTTGTCGTGCTCCACTTCTAGATCTACTACAAGAATGTGCACCCGAAGTTCCCTGAGGGAGGCAAGATGAGTCAGTACTTGGAGAGTTTGCGCATTGGCGAGACTATTGATTTCAGAGGGCCCAGCGGGCTATTAATCTACCAGGGAAAAGGTCTGTTAACGGTGCTGGGAAAGGATTTGTATAACACTGCATATCAGTATAATGTTGAAAATTGCAGGTTGACATCTTATGTCTTTGAATGtatgaatctttttttttttttttttacttttcagtaTTATATCCTCAGAAATGATTGTAAATATgcataaaataaacagaaagagagacacaacaAAGAAGTGAACAAAGTCACTTATCTTATCCAGGAGAATTTGCTATCAAACCTGACAAGAAGGCCCAGGCTGAAATAAAGAAGGCAAAACATGTGGGCATGATTGCTGGTGGAACAGGTGAGCTAGTGAACTCCATTTGATGAGACTGTGGCCACAGGTTGAGTGTAGTTGGATGGTTGGTTGGAGAAGCTGATGTTCATTTGTTTCAGGCATCACGCCGATGTTGCAGATCATCCGAGCTGTGATGAAAGACCCCAAGGACCAGACAGTTTGTCATTTGCTTTTTGCCAACCAG encodes the following:
- the LOC125310396 gene encoding NADH-cytochrome b5 reductase 3 encodes the protein MLSQICGFICGFLDRIRNLIFNLLCGKRKPAITLKDPTIKYPLRLIDKEIISHDTRKFRFALTSPDEVLGLPIGQHIYLSARIDDKLVVRPYTPVSSDDDKGFVDLVVKIYYKNVHPKFPEGGKMSQYLESLRIGETIDFRGPSGLLIYQGKGEFAIKPDKKAQAEIKKAKHVGMIAGGTGITPMLQIIRAVMKDPKDQTVCHLLFANQTEKDILLRPELEEVLANHPSRFNLWFTVDKANEDWTYSQGFISEEMVRNHLPPPGVDTLILMCGPPPMIEFACIPNLNKVGHSDTLRFTF